A stretch of DNA from Natrinema halophilum:
CTACCTGATTACAGTTCGATACGCATTCCAGCGATCGAGACTCCGCTATGAACGACGATTTTCTCTTTCTCTGCCGGAGAACTATCCGAAACGCTGATCGGGAAATCAGCCATCAGTGGCTGAGAAATGGCATCCCCTGCGCCAAACCGGACTGAATTCCGTTCTGACCCTTAGAGAACGGTCCCCAATTACGTAATAATTATATCAATATCGCATTCACAACACATATTTTAAAAATGTATTATTTAGATCCATCAAGTTGTGTCCGTCACCGGCGGTATCCGACGGGAAGCGGTTGAGTAGCGCCGGGAGTAACGTCACCGCGGTGGCTCGGTGTAGAATCCGTGAGTTCGTTCTCGGCATTTGCTCCGTCTCCCTCGAGTACAGCGACGGCCCCCGACCGACTCCGGCGTCAGAGTCGACGTATATCGGTATCGTCTCGCCAATACGACTCATCAGCGGGCAACGCTGGCCCACTGCAGACGAAGACCAATCACTCGATGGCGTTTCGTCAGTCAGGTAGTAGCGAACCGACGAGTTCAGAGTAAGCGACGCGATGTTGACGGCACGCCGAATCAGCCCCGTGCTCTCCTCCTCGAGAACGTCATCTCCCAGTCGGCTCACGGGACCAGTTTCGGAGACGGCGCCGTAGAGCTTCCCATCCTGATCTCGAATTGGCGCTCCGACGCCCAGTCCCTGAATCGACTCTTCGTGATTCTCTGTAATACCGTGCGAGCGCACATCTGCCAACTCGTCGCGGAGTGTATCGATGTCGGTGTTGCACCTGTGATATTTTCGCCATATACTCAAAGCCAGTCATTATTATTTCATTTACTTACTCGGAGGAACGTGAACTGTGGCGATTTGCTGAATGTATTGCTGTGCTATTAGTCCATGCCACAACAACATTATCCCACCG
This window harbors:
- a CDS encoding IclR family transcriptional regulator domain-containing protein, translated to MSIWRKYHRCNTDIDTLRDELADVRSHGITENHEESIQGLGVGAPIRDQDGKLYGAVSETGPVSRLGDDVLEEESTGLIRRAVNIASLTLNSSVRYYLTDETPSSDWSSSAVGQRCPLMSRIGETIPIYVDSDAGVGRGPSLYSRETEQMPRTNSRILHRATAVTLLPALLNRFPSDTAGDGHNLMDLNNTFLKYVL